One Silene latifolia isolate original U9 population chromosome 4, ASM4854445v1, whole genome shotgun sequence DNA segment encodes these proteins:
- the LOC141652417 gene encoding peptide chain release factor 1, mitochondrial isoform X3, giving the protein MTSCRRLLGLRYLLMVSSPPVSQSIYFRSLSTSTSTSDLRAHISPAIIKIMDQRLSLIQNRAASLHALLNKPEVSPSEFAIANKELTRLSPSLDLVRRLRANQKEIAGLKSLMTECTEDKEMFDMANEELFHAIEEEKKLRMSLLKLLLPKDDADERGCILEVRAGTGGDEASLFAMEIFKMYERYSQKKGWKFEVVDINQSDLRGFKEATGTISGTGVYGNLKFESGIHRVQRVPVTEKSGRIHTSAVTVAILPQADEVDVQLRCEDLRIDTYRSGGSGGQHANTTNSAVRMIHIPTGLIVTIQDERSQHSNKAKALKVLCARLYEIERRRSQTNRSKLRMEQIGSGDRSERIRTYNFPQGRVTDHRVGITRHSIDEVLQGESLDTFIDALLLQQEIDAIASFSNN; this is encoded by the exons ATGACAAGTTGCAGGAGGTTATTAGGGTTAAGGTATCTGCTTATGGTGTCCTCTCCGCCCGTATCACAATCCATTTATTTTCGATCCCTCTCCACTTCCACTTCCACTTCTG ACCTGCGAGCTCATATATCACCCGCCATTATCAAGATAATGGATCAAAGATTGTCACTTATCCAAAACAGGGCCGCTTCTCTTCATGCTCTTCTTAACAAG CCAGAGGTTTCACCTTCAGAGTTCGCTATCGCTAACAAGGAGCTCACTAGACTCTCACCTTCTCTGGATTTAGTACGCCGCCTCAGGGCCAACCAAAAG GAAATTGCTGGTCTCAAGTCACTCATGACTGAATGTACCGAAGACAAAGAAATGTTTGACATGGCTAATGAGGAATTATTCCATGCTATTGAGGAGGAGAAAAAATTGCGAATGTCGCTTCTGAAGTTATTGCTTCCCAAGGATGATGCTGATGAAAGGGGCTGCATCCTGGAGGTCAGAGCAG GTACTGGAGGAGACGAAGCTTCTTTATTTGCAATGGAGATATTCAAAAT GTATGAGAGATATTCGCAGAAGAAGGGATGGAAATTTGAAGTTGTTGACATAAATCAGTCTGATCTCAGAGGATTCAAG GAAGCTACTGGAACAATCTCAGGGACGGGTGTGTATGGGAATCTCAAATTTGAGAGTGGAATTCACAGAGTTCAG CGCGTTCCAGTGACTGAGAAGTCTGGCCGCATTCATACCAGTGCTGTAACCGTCGCCATTCTTCCTCAGGCTGATGAG GTGGATGTCCAGCTAAGATGTGAAGATTTGAGAATTGATACATACCGCTCTGGAGGTTCCGGTGGTCAGCATGCAAATACTACAAATAGTGCCGTTAGGATGATTCATATACCAACTGGGCTGATAGTGACTATCCAAGATGAACGGTCCCAGCACAGC AACAAGGCCAAAGCCTTAAAGGTCCTATGTGCAAGGCTGTATGAAATCGAGAGACGTAGATCGCAGACAAACAGGTCAAAGCTTCGAATGGAACAG ATTGGCAGTGGTGACAGATCTGAACGTATTCGTACTTACAACTTTCCACAAGGTCGTGTAACTGATCATCGAGTTGGAATCACTCGACACTCCATAGACGAGGTTTTACAAGGAGAAAGTTTAGATACGTTCATAGATGCTCTTCTCTTACAGCAGGAAATTGATGCTATTGCATCTTTCTCTAACAACTAG
- the LOC141652417 gene encoding peptide chain release factor 1, mitochondrial isoform X2 gives MTSCRRLLGLRYLLMVSSPPVSQSIYFRSLSTSTSTSDLRAHISPAIIKIMDQRLSLIQNRAASLHALLNKPEVSPSEFAIANKELTRLSPSLDLVRRLRANQKEIAGLKSLMTECTEDKEMFDMANEELFHAIEEEKKLRMSLLKLLLPKDDADERGCILEVRAATSNDKAQLRTSTTKSNHTPIPTYERYSQKKGWKFEVVDINQSDLRGFKEATGTISGTGVYGNLKFESGIHRVQRVPVTEKSGRIHTSAVTVAILPQADEVDVQLRCEDLRIDTYRSGGSGGQHANTTNSAVRMIHIPTGLIVTIQDERSQHSNKAKALKVLCARLYEIERRRSQTNRSKLRMEQIGSGDRSERIRTYNFPQGRVTDHRVGITRHSIDEVLQGESLDTFIDALLLQQEIDAIASFSNN, from the exons ATGACAAGTTGCAGGAGGTTATTAGGGTTAAGGTATCTGCTTATGGTGTCCTCTCCGCCCGTATCACAATCCATTTATTTTCGATCCCTCTCCACTTCCACTTCCACTTCTG ACCTGCGAGCTCATATATCACCCGCCATTATCAAGATAATGGATCAAAGATTGTCACTTATCCAAAACAGGGCCGCTTCTCTTCATGCTCTTCTTAACAAG CCAGAGGTTTCACCTTCAGAGTTCGCTATCGCTAACAAGGAGCTCACTAGACTCTCACCTTCTCTGGATTTAGTACGCCGCCTCAGGGCCAACCAAAAG GAAATTGCTGGTCTCAAGTCACTCATGACTGAATGTACCGAAGACAAAGAAATGTTTGACATGGCTAATGAGGAATTATTCCATGCTATTGAGGAGGAGAAAAAATTGCGAATGTCGCTTCTGAAGTTATTGCTTCCCAAGGATGATGCTGATGAAAGGGGCTGCATCCTGGAGGTCAGAGCAG CTACTTCCAACGACAAGGCCCAATTAAGAACGTCCACAACAAAGAGCAATCATACACCAATTCCCAC GTATGAGAGATATTCGCAGAAGAAGGGATGGAAATTTGAAGTTGTTGACATAAATCAGTCTGATCTCAGAGGATTCAAG GAAGCTACTGGAACAATCTCAGGGACGGGTGTGTATGGGAATCTCAAATTTGAGAGTGGAATTCACAGAGTTCAG CGCGTTCCAGTGACTGAGAAGTCTGGCCGCATTCATACCAGTGCTGTAACCGTCGCCATTCTTCCTCAGGCTGATGAG GTGGATGTCCAGCTAAGATGTGAAGATTTGAGAATTGATACATACCGCTCTGGAGGTTCCGGTGGTCAGCATGCAAATACTACAAATAGTGCCGTTAGGATGATTCATATACCAACTGGGCTGATAGTGACTATCCAAGATGAACGGTCCCAGCACAGC AACAAGGCCAAAGCCTTAAAGGTCCTATGTGCAAGGCTGTATGAAATCGAGAGACGTAGATCGCAGACAAACAGGTCAAAGCTTCGAATGGAACAG ATTGGCAGTGGTGACAGATCTGAACGTATTCGTACTTACAACTTTCCACAAGGTCGTGTAACTGATCATCGAGTTGGAATCACTCGACACTCCATAGACGAGGTTTTACAAGGAGAAAGTTTAGATACGTTCATAGATGCTCTTCTCTTACAGCAGGAAATTGATGCTATTGCATCTTTCTCTAACAACTAG
- the LOC141652417 gene encoding peptide chain release factor 1, mitochondrial isoform X5, translated as MLFLTRQPEVSPSEFAIANKELTRLSPSLDLVRRLRANQKEIAGLKSLMTECTEDKEMFDMANEELFHAIEEEKKLRMSLLKLLLPKDDADERGCILEVRAGTGGDEASLFAMEIFKMYERYSQKKGWKFEVVDINQSDLRGFKEATGTISGTGVYGNLKFESGIHRVQRVPVTEKSGRIHTSAVTVAILPQADEVDVQLRCEDLRIDTYRSGGSGGQHANTTNSAVRMIHIPTGLIVTIQDERSQHSNKAKALKVLCARLYEIERRRSQTNRSKLRMEQIGSGDRSERIRTYNFPQGRVTDHRVGITRHSIDEVLQGESLDTFIDALLLQQEIDAIASFSNN; from the exons ATGCTCTTCTTAACAAG ACAGCCAGAGGTTTCACCTTCAGAGTTCGCTATCGCTAACAAGGAGCTCACTAGACTCTCACCTTCTCTGGATTTAGTACGCCGCCTCAGGGCCAACCAAAAG GAAATTGCTGGTCTCAAGTCACTCATGACTGAATGTACCGAAGACAAAGAAATGTTTGACATGGCTAATGAGGAATTATTCCATGCTATTGAGGAGGAGAAAAAATTGCGAATGTCGCTTCTGAAGTTATTGCTTCCCAAGGATGATGCTGATGAAAGGGGCTGCATCCTGGAGGTCAGAGCAG GTACTGGAGGAGACGAAGCTTCTTTATTTGCAATGGAGATATTCAAAAT GTATGAGAGATATTCGCAGAAGAAGGGATGGAAATTTGAAGTTGTTGACATAAATCAGTCTGATCTCAGAGGATTCAAG GAAGCTACTGGAACAATCTCAGGGACGGGTGTGTATGGGAATCTCAAATTTGAGAGTGGAATTCACAGAGTTCAG CGCGTTCCAGTGACTGAGAAGTCTGGCCGCATTCATACCAGTGCTGTAACCGTCGCCATTCTTCCTCAGGCTGATGAG GTGGATGTCCAGCTAAGATGTGAAGATTTGAGAATTGATACATACCGCTCTGGAGGTTCCGGTGGTCAGCATGCAAATACTACAAATAGTGCCGTTAGGATGATTCATATACCAACTGGGCTGATAGTGACTATCCAAGATGAACGGTCCCAGCACAGC AACAAGGCCAAAGCCTTAAAGGTCCTATGTGCAAGGCTGTATGAAATCGAGAGACGTAGATCGCAGACAAACAGGTCAAAGCTTCGAATGGAACAG ATTGGCAGTGGTGACAGATCTGAACGTATTCGTACTTACAACTTTCCACAAGGTCGTGTAACTGATCATCGAGTTGGAATCACTCGACACTCCATAGACGAGGTTTTACAAGGAGAAAGTTTAGATACGTTCATAGATGCTCTTCTCTTACAGCAGGAAATTGATGCTATTGCATCTTTCTCTAACAACTAG
- the LOC141652417 gene encoding peptide chain release factor 1, mitochondrial isoform X1, whose product MTSCRRLLGLRYLLMVSSPPVSQSIYFRSLSTSTSTSDLRAHISPAIIKIMDQRLSLIQNRAASLHALLNKPEVSPSEFAIANKELTRLSPSLDLVRRLRANQKEIAGLKSLMTECTEDKEMFDMANEELFHAIEEEKKLRMSLLKLLLPKDDADERGCILEVRAAATSNDKAQLRTSTTKSNHTPIPTYERYSQKKGWKFEVVDINQSDLRGFKEATGTISGTGVYGNLKFESGIHRVQRVPVTEKSGRIHTSAVTVAILPQADEVDVQLRCEDLRIDTYRSGGSGGQHANTTNSAVRMIHIPTGLIVTIQDERSQHSNKAKALKVLCARLYEIERRRSQTNRSKLRMEQIGSGDRSERIRTYNFPQGRVTDHRVGITRHSIDEVLQGESLDTFIDALLLQQEIDAIASFSNN is encoded by the exons ATGACAAGTTGCAGGAGGTTATTAGGGTTAAGGTATCTGCTTATGGTGTCCTCTCCGCCCGTATCACAATCCATTTATTTTCGATCCCTCTCCACTTCCACTTCCACTTCTG ACCTGCGAGCTCATATATCACCCGCCATTATCAAGATAATGGATCAAAGATTGTCACTTATCCAAAACAGGGCCGCTTCTCTTCATGCTCTTCTTAACAAG CCAGAGGTTTCACCTTCAGAGTTCGCTATCGCTAACAAGGAGCTCACTAGACTCTCACCTTCTCTGGATTTAGTACGCCGCCTCAGGGCCAACCAAAAG GAAATTGCTGGTCTCAAGTCACTCATGACTGAATGTACCGAAGACAAAGAAATGTTTGACATGGCTAATGAGGAATTATTCCATGCTATTGAGGAGGAGAAAAAATTGCGAATGTCGCTTCTGAAGTTATTGCTTCCCAAGGATGATGCTGATGAAAGGGGCTGCATCCTGGAGGTCAGAGCAG CAGCTACTTCCAACGACAAGGCCCAATTAAGAACGTCCACAACAAAGAGCAATCATACACCAATTCCCAC GTATGAGAGATATTCGCAGAAGAAGGGATGGAAATTTGAAGTTGTTGACATAAATCAGTCTGATCTCAGAGGATTCAAG GAAGCTACTGGAACAATCTCAGGGACGGGTGTGTATGGGAATCTCAAATTTGAGAGTGGAATTCACAGAGTTCAG CGCGTTCCAGTGACTGAGAAGTCTGGCCGCATTCATACCAGTGCTGTAACCGTCGCCATTCTTCCTCAGGCTGATGAG GTGGATGTCCAGCTAAGATGTGAAGATTTGAGAATTGATACATACCGCTCTGGAGGTTCCGGTGGTCAGCATGCAAATACTACAAATAGTGCCGTTAGGATGATTCATATACCAACTGGGCTGATAGTGACTATCCAAGATGAACGGTCCCAGCACAGC AACAAGGCCAAAGCCTTAAAGGTCCTATGTGCAAGGCTGTATGAAATCGAGAGACGTAGATCGCAGACAAACAGGTCAAAGCTTCGAATGGAACAG ATTGGCAGTGGTGACAGATCTGAACGTATTCGTACTTACAACTTTCCACAAGGTCGTGTAACTGATCATCGAGTTGGAATCACTCGACACTCCATAGACGAGGTTTTACAAGGAGAAAGTTTAGATACGTTCATAGATGCTCTTCTCTTACAGCAGGAAATTGATGCTATTGCATCTTTCTCTAACAACTAG
- the LOC141652417 gene encoding peptide chain release factor 1, mitochondrial isoform X4, with amino-acid sequence MLFLTRQPEVSPSEFAIANKELTRLSPSLDLVRRLRANQKEIAGLKSLMTECTEDKEMFDMANEELFHAIEEEKKLRMSLLKLLLPKDDADERGCILEVRAAATSNDKAQLRTSTTKSNHTPIPTYERYSQKKGWKFEVVDINQSDLRGFKEATGTISGTGVYGNLKFESGIHRVQRVPVTEKSGRIHTSAVTVAILPQADEVDVQLRCEDLRIDTYRSGGSGGQHANTTNSAVRMIHIPTGLIVTIQDERSQHSNKAKALKVLCARLYEIERRRSQTNRSKLRMEQIGSGDRSERIRTYNFPQGRVTDHRVGITRHSIDEVLQGESLDTFIDALLLQQEIDAIASFSNN; translated from the exons ATGCTCTTCTTAACAAG ACAGCCAGAGGTTTCACCTTCAGAGTTCGCTATCGCTAACAAGGAGCTCACTAGACTCTCACCTTCTCTGGATTTAGTACGCCGCCTCAGGGCCAACCAAAAG GAAATTGCTGGTCTCAAGTCACTCATGACTGAATGTACCGAAGACAAAGAAATGTTTGACATGGCTAATGAGGAATTATTCCATGCTATTGAGGAGGAGAAAAAATTGCGAATGTCGCTTCTGAAGTTATTGCTTCCCAAGGATGATGCTGATGAAAGGGGCTGCATCCTGGAGGTCAGAGCAG CAGCTACTTCCAACGACAAGGCCCAATTAAGAACGTCCACAACAAAGAGCAATCATACACCAATTCCCAC GTATGAGAGATATTCGCAGAAGAAGGGATGGAAATTTGAAGTTGTTGACATAAATCAGTCTGATCTCAGAGGATTCAAG GAAGCTACTGGAACAATCTCAGGGACGGGTGTGTATGGGAATCTCAAATTTGAGAGTGGAATTCACAGAGTTCAG CGCGTTCCAGTGACTGAGAAGTCTGGCCGCATTCATACCAGTGCTGTAACCGTCGCCATTCTTCCTCAGGCTGATGAG GTGGATGTCCAGCTAAGATGTGAAGATTTGAGAATTGATACATACCGCTCTGGAGGTTCCGGTGGTCAGCATGCAAATACTACAAATAGTGCCGTTAGGATGATTCATATACCAACTGGGCTGATAGTGACTATCCAAGATGAACGGTCCCAGCACAGC AACAAGGCCAAAGCCTTAAAGGTCCTATGTGCAAGGCTGTATGAAATCGAGAGACGTAGATCGCAGACAAACAGGTCAAAGCTTCGAATGGAACAG ATTGGCAGTGGTGACAGATCTGAACGTATTCGTACTTACAACTTTCCACAAGGTCGTGTAACTGATCATCGAGTTGGAATCACTCGACACTCCATAGACGAGGTTTTACAAGGAGAAAGTTTAGATACGTTCATAGATGCTCTTCTCTTACAGCAGGAAATTGATGCTATTGCATCTTTCTCTAACAACTAG